GTTTCGTGTGTTCAGCGGGTTAAACAAGTTCATCGGCCAAAGCAGAATTGAACCGAGGCGCGACAAATAGTTGATGCTGAGGCGTAAACCGGTACAAAGCTCCCCCATGAGTTTTGCCAATCAAGCTCGATCTGTTCAGCCACGGCGGGGCCGCAGCCGAACAGATTGGGGTTACCGATTTTGATTGTCAAAATTCATCGGGTTTGCTGCTTTTGCGAGGCCGCTTATTGCACGACAATCGTTCCGGAGTTTTGATGCACGGTGCAATAATAAGGATATTGCTTCGCTTGCGTGAAGCGCACCGAATATGTCTCGTTCGCCTTGAGCGGCGGCGACGGCGTAAAATCCGTGCCGGGATTCATGGGGGTGCCGCTGGTGACATCGTGAATGGTGTTGTCTTTATTCGTCCAAACCACGGTGGCGCCGGCCGGAACGGTAAGCGTGGCGGGATCAAATCCGCTCGCTTGAATCCAAACTTCATTATTGCCGCGCGCGGGTTGCAGGGGATTTTCCACACCACAATTGAGAAACAAAACAAGCGCGCCGGCGGCGAGAATAAGCGTGGCGCCGATTTTATGATGCCGCATAGTTTTCCTCGACTTCTACGGTAACCTCCGTTAATTTTGCCAGCCAGGGGCGCATGCGCGCTTCCAATTTCGCTTTGAGACGGCCGCGATGATTGTTGGTGAACAGCTTGATTTGGCCGGCATTCGCGGTCACACTGTCGGTTTGCAAGTGCTGCGTCAAGCGTTGAATGCGACGACGATAAAAATAAAAAATCACTTTTTCAAGCAGGTTAAACGGTTTGAGCGCCAGCACAGTTTCGACAATTTTTCGCCGGCTCTGGTTGTCGCACTCGTCACCAGCGAACAGCCGGCCTTGTGCGAGGCGCCGTTCCACGCTGATTTGCGGCACATGATCGCGGGTCCACGAATTTTCCGCCCAGAATTGGCGAAAATAATCTGCGCCGCTCAACGGCAGCAGAAAAGCGATTTGATGCGCTACGAAGAAATCGCGCTCACTCCACACCAATTCTTCCGTGCCGATCAAACAATTCAAGCAAACCAAGCGGCGCATGCCCAGCAACTTCGTCAGCAGCACAAGTCCCAGGTACGTCGTCCACAGGCGCCGGTTATCAACGATCAGGCAAAAATCGAGATCGTCGCCTTCTTTGCCGTTTTCGAACGCCAGTGCGCCGGACAACGCCAGCCCCCGCACAAAGGGAAAATTTTTTATTGCCGCAATTATACGGCGATTTTGTTCGATAATCCGTCGGCTGATGCTGCTGCGCTGGCGGCGAATCTCCGGCAAGCGGCGGCGATCACTCAAAAAGAAATAGCCCTCCGACTCTGCGACGATTCCCCGCTGCTGCAGCCGTTGCAACGCAGCGCTGACCGCCACGCCGGAAACACGGGCTTCCAGCAAGCCGTCGTGTATCTCGGTAAACCGCAGAGGATAATCAAACAAGTCCGCATACGCAATCGTGCGCAGCACAGCTTCGGCAACGTCCGTTGGAGAAGATGGAATGGCTTTGCTCGAAGTCGCGCCGTCGCGCGAACTCTTTGCTGCGCCGTTGGCCGAAAGATCAAAGACGGAAATCGTTTTTGCTGCGTGCAAACGTTCGTACAACGCCAGCAGCTTTTGTGCGGTGCTACGCCATGAAAACTGCTGCGCGCGGCGGCGGCCATAGGAAATCAATTCGCTGCGCAATGGTTGATTGCCCAGCAATTCTTCCATCTTGCCGGCCCAGGCCTCGGGTTCATTTTCACAGAGCATGGCGGCATGCCCGACCATCTCACGCATGGCGGAATTGTTCGCCGCCAACGTCACGGCACCGCCGGCCATAGCCTCCAACGCCGGAAAGCCAAAGCCTTCATATAACGAGGGCAACACCACCAAATCCGCGGCCTGATACAAAGCGGGCAAATCCGCTTCGGCAACATAGCCCAAACATTTGACGCGGTTCTGCAAAGAACAGGCCGTGATCGCGTGCGCGACTTCCGCGCTGCCGTTGCCGGATTGGCCGGCCAGCAATAACACATAATCGTTCTGGCTGCGCTGGCAAAGCCGGTGAAAGGCATGAATCAACATGCCGAGATTCTTGCGTTTTTCTGCGGTGCCCACGAAGAGGATATAACGGGAATCTTTCGCGTATTTGCGGCGCACATCTTTTTTTTCTGCAAGCGATACCGTGGCAAAAAATTCTTCGTTCACGCCCGAAGCAATGGCCTGCACTTCGCCCTGCTGCTGCGGCAGCTTGCCGAAGCTGACAAGACGGTGAAAATCCCTGGCCGTCACTTCGGAGACCGCCAAAATGCCGTGCGCAATCCGCGCGGCGTGAAAGAATGTTTGTTGAAAATAGTATCGCTTGCCGGCCGGGTAAAATTGCGGATGCAAAAAGACGCCGAGATCATGAAACGTTGCGACGAAGCGCACGCCAGAGACGCGGTGTGGCAGCGTGTAATGCGTGCCGTGCCAAATATCGAGGCGGAGCCGTTGCGCTTGCTCTCCGGCGCG
This Cytophagia bacterium CHB2 DNA region includes the following protein-coding sequences:
- a CDS encoding amidase, whose translation is MRHHKIGATLILAAGALVLFLNCGVENPLQPARGNNEVWIQASGFDPATLTVPAGATVVWTNKDNTIHDVTSGTPMNPGTDFTPSPPLKANETYSVRFTQAKQYPYYCTVHQNSGTIVVQ
- a CDS encoding glycosyltransferase family 4 protein; protein product: MRIGIDATCLPPSLAGAGRYVHGMIRGLAGLDRNNEYFIFLKAQDSRHFENLPPNMRRVELPDYSRPMRLAWQHLRAGEQAQRLRLDIWHGTHYTLPHRVSGVRFVATFHDLGVFLHPQFYPAGKRYYFQQTFFHAARIAHGILAVSEVTARDFHRLVSFGKLPQQQGEVQAIASGVNEEFFATVSLAEKKDVRRKYAKDSRYILFVGTAEKRKNLGMLIHAFHRLCQRSQNDYVLLLAGQSGNGSAEVAHAITACSLQNRVKCLGYVAEADLPALYQAADLVVLPSLYEGFGFPALEAMAGGAVTLAANNSAMREMVGHAAMLCENEPEAWAGKMEELLGNQPLRSELISYGRRRAQQFSWRSTAQKLLALYERLHAAKTISVFDLSANGAAKSSRDGATSSKAIPSSPTDVAEAVLRTIAYADLFDYPLRFTEIHDGLLEARVSGVAVSAALQRLQQRGIVAESEGYFFLSDRRRLPEIRRQRSSISRRIIEQNRRIIAAIKNFPFVRGLALSGALAFENGKEGDDLDFCLIVDNRRLWTTYLGLVLLTKLLGMRRLVCLNCLIGTEELVWSERDFFVAHQIAFLLPLSGADYFRQFWAENSWTRDHVPQISVERRLAQGRLFAGDECDNQSRRKIVETVLALKPFNLLEKVIFYFYRRRIQRLTQHLQTDSVTANAGQIKLFTNNHRGRLKAKLEARMRPWLAKLTEVTVEVEENYAAS